In Clupea harengus chromosome 4, Ch_v2.0.2, whole genome shotgun sequence, the genomic stretch taaagtaacattatgtaacaattctaccttaaaataacagcttgaaaaaaattgtgccgctacaattacttttagTATGGAGAATGGCTTCTCCGCCAtggccatcgggggtctgtagggaaattACTGCGCTCTGTaggatttctggagccgcccggtcctttgtgtctgagcatgcgcgactaggatcggggAGTGAcactaggtttagccgctagggggagctccaagccaaaaactgattactgctgctttaagaacacaaaaacatgcaaaacatcCCCTTaaatatgacagagagagagggaaataaggCTTATTTGGCACAAGCATTCTTGTATAGTGCCAGCGTCCAAAGGAAGGTGTGTCCTCTTTCTCATGGCCTTAAACACTCCACATCACTTGCTAACTGGTAGTGCAAGAATGACTTTACACATTCCCCAACCTCCACATGCCTctggaacaaacaaaaaaacaataactaAGAATGAACACTAGATAAAGTTTATTTCAACATTTTTTCTTCTCGCTCAAGCAACATCACGTCTCCTGATTCTTCAGAATACATTGCACTGGGTCATTTGAAGTTGTATCagaggttaactgctccatagcggTTGAGATGGCAGGCTGTTTTCTCCTTTGCTTCTTCACCTTTTGCACTAGGTACAAGCCTCGGGAGAAGCTCCGTGTATCATTTGGGACACCGGAATTTCTGGCCCCAGAGGTCGTGAACTTTGATTTCGTCTCCTTTCCCACAGATATGTGGACTCTAGGAGTTATCACCTACATGCTGTGAGTCCCATCATTGGGATATGCCAGATCGAGTGGCATATTTGATCACAATTAATtaattttattaattttattcACAATATGTTAGGATCCCATTAATgcagtgtatatactgtatacacagtGTAATTCTCTCAACCTGTTTCAGACATATCATTTAAGAACTAAAGATGCTTTGCATAGTCCTTCTCTTGGAGTGTTACACAATTGCCCATGTCCTTTTATAGTTCATAGGGACGTGTACTGCTATGTACACATTCACCAAGACAACGTGACATTGATATGTGCTACACCCTGCTATCTGgtaaagtataaaaaaaacaagcaaacaaaattAGATaattttaggaagagaaatatGATATGAAAGAGTTTCTTCCGCTAGATCCTCCAACTTGCCCACATAATAATCTGATATCGAAAAGTGCTCGGATAAACTTTCCCTGTGGCAACATATTTACCATCCTGGTAACCTTTACTgtacctctctccctcaataGTGTCAGTGGTCTGTCCCCTTTCCTGGGTGATGATGACACACAGACCCTTAACAATGTGGTCATGGCCAACTGGTACTTTGATGAGGATGCGTTTGAGCACATTTCCGCAGAAGCGAAAGACTTCATATCCAACCTACTCATCAAAGAGAGAAGGTGACTGTTTTGCTGAAGAATGTTGTGGCCATATTTTGGTGTTATATATTTGTGCAGTAAAATGAAAAAAGTGCATCTCTGAATAAGGCAATCGTATTGTGATGTGTATTTAAGGCATGCGACTTTGTGTTAATTGTGTGCAGCGGGCGATTCAGTGCGGCCTCGTGTCTCAAACACCCATGGCTCAACAACATTTCAGAGAAAGCAAAGTGCAGCAACATTGTTCTGAAGTCGCAAGTTTTGTTGAAGAAATACATGGCCAGAAGGATGTGGAAGGTCTTGCGCTGCCATACGCATACACTGGAATAAGAATAAATCAAATCACATTCATATTTTTAATGAAACCATAATGTCTGTATGTTTTCTTCCACAGAAAAACTACATAGCTATTGCAGCAGCCAACAGGTTTAAGAAGATTGCCAGTTCAGGATCTCTAACATCCCTAGGGATCTGATTTCACCCTGATATGTTTCATGAAGATTGCACTTTTGAGTGGAGGCACGCAGTGAAGGCCTAAGTCCCTTCTGGTTTTTTTCTGCAGTCATTGTCAAGAACAAGTGGCAGTTATTTTAAGAATATTTCTAGGCCTAGAAAAGTATGCATGTTGTGATAATTTTAGTAGTCAGGTAATAGTACTCATAGTGTTTGAAAAGATAGCCGATGTGTCAATCATTTTTATCTTTCATATCGTTTTTCGGTAGGCCCAGTTTTACAACAAATGGTGTTCAATGTATATGTCCAAAATATAAAAAGCAAATTCCTGTTGTAATGTATTTTCTTAATACCCTCAACAGCTCCCTATGTTAACAATTATGCATTGTAActattttttgtttctttatgaTTTTGTGAATTTTCTGGGTGTTACTGTTGTCAATCAGTAAGCTAATCAATAAATACCTTTGTGCCTCTATTACGTGTATTAAAAAGTCCATTTTTATTAGTAGCCTTTCCTTCAAACATGATAGATGAACAGGGCACATAATCCCTGAGAATATTAGAAAAGACCTTGACCTGGATGGATGCTTCCAGAATTACATAATTGTTAACGAAGCATTTGTTTTTCGGTACAACATACTCTCCATACTCCTTTAAAAGATTCGAGCAGCCAAACATAGGCCTTCTGGTTAATGTAGTTCCTTTTGTGGCTGCTGGAACTTGCCGTGTAGATACACATGCGTGCGAAGCATCCTCTTGAAACTGAAACCAAGTGGTACATGCAATACACATACTAAACCATTCAAAACTGCTAAGTTTTGAGTTGGTTTCAGCCGGTGTGTGCCCAATACCGACATGCAGTGATCAGTTTCATGGTTCTGTTTGAGATTTGTGCACCTCTGCTTCCGAAGTGTTTTCTTCCACTGGTGAGTTGTACGCTCCTCATGTTTGTAGTTCGCAGGTTAGCgttaaagctagctagctggctaatgtTATCTTGTTAGCTACTTGTTGCTATAAGTAGGCTAACATTATGTTGAAATGTAACATTGACACTAGCCTTTTCAAACACTTGACTTGGCTCAAGGCTCCAAAACAAAACTACGTGCACAGTCGTTCAGCGTCCCTTGCACAAACTGCGAGCGTAGTTTGGGCACTTTCGTATGTCAATTGAGGTTCATCACACTTGTTTCCCTCTCTACTCAGGTAAAATACCTAGCGTTCAAAATACAATCGAGGTGGTCTTTACCATTGGTATCTCCAGAGCTTCTCGCATAATGATGCGGTAGCGTTGTATAAAAGGCCTCAACACTAGTTATGAAGAAAATTCAAAAAATATGTGTCCATAGTGTTGGTATAATTTCTGTGCGTTTTTATTCGTGTGTTTCTAATGCGTTTGGTTACATTTCTCACGGCTTcagtaaacataaacaaatgcaaCAAATTACCTGAAATTATGCATGTAAAGCAGAGGAATATTCATAGATCCTTCCTTTGAATCTTTAGGTACGTCATTTTAGTTTAAGAACACTTTTATTTACAAATTGTGGGCTACCTTTTAagcttgaaagagagagatgaagaaagtaGACTTTGCAGTGTGGCTCAGGTAGCCTATTGTTAATGACTGTTAAAGCTGTCACCTTTTAAACAGAAACGatgttatttttcttccagcatTGCTCGGGCAGTGACTTTGTCCTTGTTGTAATCACCAGATGCAGTTTGTTGATCAAGGATGGATGTGGCTTCTCACAACTGGGATGCAGACCAAGATTCAGAGGACTTTGTGAggaacaggcaggcaggagatGCTTTTTCCAAGCTGGCTGAACTGATGGCTCAAGCTGAGCAAAAGCAGGATGGTCACAATCCAAAGTCTCTCCAGTCAGGTTTATCCACATGTGAAGAGTGTCACCAGGACTTCCCAGATTTGGCAGGACTTGCTCGCCACCAACAGAAACTGCATGCCCTGCGGAAGCCTCATCGCTGCAAAGCATGTGGCCAAGAGtttgctctcctctctacccTTCAGTTGCACAAGTGCCCCAGCTCTTCCTCAGTCTGCCAGCTGTGCCATGGGAAAGCCCAACGTGGCGCCCCTTGTTCCGCGTGCTCTTCTGAGCTGTCAGACCCTAAGGGTCTGCAGGAGCAGTCCCACCTCTACCAACACcgccatcaccatgacaacagcccCTATGCGTGTGCTCCCTGTGGTCGTGCTTTCAGCCACAAACAGGAGTTACTTTACCACCAGCAGGCAGGTGGATGTCAGCCTGCTCCGCTTAGTCCCAAGGCTCCCAAACCCTCCACTGTCCTATCATCTTTCACTCCTGTCCCTACACCAACACCCTCATATGCTTCTcttcccccatctccccccaGGCCGGGAGTGTGCCAGTTTTGTCCAAGGGTTTTCCGCTCAGCCGCAGGACTGGCTAACCATCAGCGTTTCTGGCATCCAAGCCAGTGGGCAAAGAATCCAACTAAACGTTCACAAAAATCTGCAGGGAAAATGAACGGTAAAACTTTGGAGAAAATGCCATATTCAGAATGTAAAAATGCTTCAGACTCAGCAAAGAAAAGCGATGCGATCCAAAAGAAGGGCCAGCTGTTCCCCTGTCGCTCCTGTGACCGGGTGTTCTCCCAGACCGCCATGCTGCATCAGCACAGGAAAGAGGTACACCGGCGAGAGAAGAGACCCTGGCGGGAGCACAGACCATCAGCTAAAAGCacaagacagaggaagaaaggtGAAACTTACCCATGCCTCATCTGTGGCAAAGTGTTCCTCCACCACCTGACGCGTTGGGCACATCTTCGCACCCACAGCGCCCAACAGCAGAGCCAGATGCGAAAGGTTGCTAAAGGAGTGAAGCCATCAAAGCCCACCAAGGAAACAAAGGCAGCTGAAAAGAATCCCGCCAGAAAAACCAAAAAGACTAAATGCAGCTCCACATCAAAAGCAGGAAAAGtagacacaaagaaacaaaggagaaagagagagaacctaGAGGAAGATGGTGAGTTCCCGTGCCCATCCTGTCTTGAGGTtttcagctctccagctgcTCTCTGCAAGCATGAGGAGGTTCATCAGCCAGCAGAAATCGTCAATAATTGCAGTATTTGCAATGAAGGAATGCCCCCCATTGAAGGAAGAGCCACTATGCCTGAGCTATTATACCATTGTGTGCCATGCAGGGaggcttttttctctctgaacaGCTTTTTGCAGCACTGCCAGATGCACCTTCCTAGTGATGATAATGGTGAAGGATGTGACAGTGATGACTGACTAAGTTTATTAAGGGTTTTTGTGAAGCCATCTCTCTCCTACCCGTCAGTGTTGTTCCTGGGCTATATACTTTAACTCATGGTGATGGTACTGAATACATGATAATGGTGAAGTGATGTATTGATGAGTTTATATGATGGTTCTAAAGGATAGTTATCACCAGCAACAGAAAGGTGTGGCAGTGTTTGctagaataaaataaattgcGTTGTGTaactgttgattttttttttcttcctcggtcagtttacattttttaatagGTCTAAATATTTTTTAAGAAGACCTTCACCTGAGCCTTACATTGAACCAAACTGTGCTTAAAATGATTTTATCAATGAGAGATGGGGTTGATGTTATGCATCAAGTGTAATGGACACTGTGATTCTTGTTTTGTACAAAAAGATGGTCATAGATAAAAGCCAAATGGTAGAACATTAAAATGAATTATCTCAAGCTTTTTGTATTTTGGATATATGTTTGCTTTAGAATTATATTTTCAGTGTGCAAGGTTTCATATTAATGAACATCATATTTAACATCGTAAGGCATCAAACTGCTGTGTGACAAGTTTATGCAAGGTGTAGTGaggggagagcgtggtcacccaaCCCAGAaccgaacccgggtctacagggtgccaaacatgcactctgaccgcaacgccaaagagccaggctcaatggcatggcagtcagagcacatactcatctgtagtgacgatcacatcacactgccctcacctttgGGAATGGCACCCTTGtgcttcacgcacacaggcattcttggcgcatccaccaactgtacttctcccatccagagagccccacacacaagtgcttcacccatctatggggtccgtcacacaggggtcaacctacctgggggtccctcacacagtttTACAGGCACAACACGTCTGGGACAATATTGTCTGGCTTATGTCCAACAAATACGATGGAAAGTTCATGAAATATAGTATatgctgtgtgttgttttgctgtTGGTCCAGATGGCTTCTCCTGCTCTTTTGGTAAATAAGAATACAGTAGTTTAGAGAGAAGGACTTCCAGTTAGATTAGGGTGTAGTGGTAAATTCAAATCACTCAAGTTATCCCGCATGTCTCATGAAGAGGAGAGACATTATAGAGCTAAGGGCTTTAAAGCGAGGTGCACGGGTTGTATTAGAATTTCCACTCCTGCACTGCAGGCGGCGTCATGAATAAGAGCAAAGAAATAACCCTCCCCGCTCTTTGAATGTTCCGGTTAGCAGGACGGTCTTCCGGAAACTGCGACTTGCGTGGGATTACGATTTGAGAGCGTTTTGAGGTAGTAAGAACAGCGTGACAATGAGTAAAGCACATCCACCAGAGTTGAAAAAGTAAGTTTCCCCTTTGTTTAGTAACCATATTGACCCCATGCAATTATTTCAGTGTTtgctgtgaaatgtttttttgttgttgcgaGATTTGTAGCTAACCGGTGATGGCAAGATCCATAGAATGCTAATTTTCTAGCCTGCTAATTCATGTGTTTTACCAGTGTCTCTTGTTTACCGCATACAAAAGAACAAGGCCTTCTGGATGGAAATATGCTAGTAGCATTAAGGCATGCAGAAAATCCTTGTGCCAAGCTTGAAAATAATAACGCTATAATTTCAAGTCCCAGATTATAGATGTACGCTATCGAGTATATTCGAGTTTAGTCAGCATGTTAAATTGGGTGCTGATTGTTAGGTCACTTTCTATGTGGCGCAAATGCTGAAACTaactttcctcctctcccccccttttttaaaaaatatttttaggtTCATGGATAAGAAGCTTTCATGTGAGTATTGGATACGAATTACATTATGTTGAGTTGTTGGAAAGaacattgttaaaaaaaactttatggAATGACATTAGCTTGTTGTGCATGGATGTaactaaatattttatttagctTGATCCACTTAGTTACATTCAGTAGTGGAAGTACTTCCCTTGAATTACAGAACACTGTAGCTACACCTTTTCTCACCATCTGCCACATAATGTTAGTTTTCCCCTCACTTTCAATCTAATTTCTAGTTGCCTTGGTGGCTTGCCTGCCATGATTTCATTACATGCAAGGTGACCTGTCCTTTTATAGTCTCAGCATTAATTACTTTGCgggaatgattttttttcttttctagtAAAGCTTAATGGAGGGCGCCATGTTCAGGGCATCTTGCGTGGATTTGACCCGTTCATGAACTTGGTGGTGGATGACACTTTGGAAATGGCACCAGGGGGACAACAGAACAACATCGGCATGGTGGTACGTATCAGTTACTGGCCCATACAAATGTGAAGTCTGCTGTAAGGGTGTTCCTTCAAGATGGGTGGCTTTTGGACTGTGGGTTTCAACTGCTAAGTAAGCTGCCATGTATGTTGTACTAATGGTGTAGCATTGTTCATTCATCCATAATGAGAATCTCTCGATTTTAAGGATGCGTGTATATAAGTGTTGTTGCAATACTGTAATTTTCAACTGTTTTGCACAACCGTGGTGATATTCCTTTTAAATCTTTTTCTGCTGATTTCAGTTTAGTCTACATTCACAAGTTTACATGCACATACGGTTACTGATTATTAACAATCGCTTTCACCCAACAGGTAATCAGAGGAAACAGCATCATTATGTTGGAAGCGCTGGAAAGAGTATGATGGGTTTTGAGCGACGTTCCATCCGTGGCgatctgtttgtctttttctaCATTTTATTTGAGATGACTACGTGTAAAGATTTGTTGTAGCGAAGTGCTATGAAAGCTGACTATGAGAAACATAATGGAAAtgggattgattttttttttttgtaagcttatgtttgaaaaaataaaatgaagttgttttgaaatgtgtttcATTATGTCAGTCATACACAGGATAGTTTTAAACATCACCAGCATTGTGCACTTTTTTTGTGTATCCATTTAGTGGCTGATGGAAGTGTTTTAACATCGGTTTACACCTGTGCACAGTTGTTACGATGTCTTGGTTGGCACTGTCAAGATGGTGTATACACCTTGTTCTTGTTTTCTTGTAAAGACTGCACGTTTTCCGAATTAACATGAACTTCCAGTTTTCGTATAATCTGCAAAGAGCTACAAAGGTGGTGTCGGTGTTCTTTAAGTTAGGTGTTTaagccaaacaaaaacactgcttCAAATGTCACCAAGGTCCCTACCTCTGCAGAGGCAGATTATTAAACCAATTGGTTTGCCATCACCTTGTCCagaaagaatagaatagactttatttgtcatagtgcattagatacacaacgaaatgtTCTTGtgcaaccacaaaaaaaaaaaaacacactaaagCACATTAAAGCATGCTTGCAACCCCACGCACTcacataaatatatttaaaaacataaatagGGAGATCAAGACATCATATATGGCACAGAGtgaaagtgcagttgtgctgggtggagggtaggaGGGTTGTGTGGTTATTTAATtatgtgatggccctggggatgaaactgttctgcagtctggaagTGCGggctgtagcgcctgccagaggagcagggtgaagagatggtttgcggggtgagtctcatcctgCAAAATCGTCCTACTTCACCCTGCTGATGGAGAGTATGAGCACagtttctgaagaaaaaaaacacagttgcAGACCTCCGTGAGGCTGGTCCCCCATGTCATCAGAAAATTAAACGTATTGTTCGTTTGTGCCGTTAAAATAATCGTTTTAGTTTATCCAGCTAAGTAACTAAACTTTACATTTTCTGGCCAGTGACTTAAAAATGGCTTAAACCCCTAGCTAACGGCACAAATTCTGATGTTTGCGGCTCATAAATATTTGGGGACTCAAAATCCTCTCTCGACATAAAGCTATGCAAATATTAAAGACACAAAGTTCAACAAGCAAGGTATCCAGACTATTGGATCTGTTACTGCTCTAGTGTGATAAAGTTAATTTACACCCCCTCTGGCAGACCAATGAAAACAACCCATTGAAAAACGTTAAGGTTGGTTCATAGTTTCAAAACCTCAGGTAGTAGAACACTTTTATTGTGATAGAATGTGACCGGATCTGTATCGCCCCTGCCGAGTCGTCGAACTGTGGTATTGGTCGATCTAGATGTATTGAGGCTATGTGGAAAGTAGTAATGTCGGAAGAGGTTGCTAAGGCGGTGCAGTCCGTTGTGGACAGGGTAAATCAGGCGGCTGCCCGTCGCCCGAAGGTTAGTTTCTTCAAAATTAGCGAGAGTTAAAGTGATCTTGACAGAGTATTGCTCTTTGCGAAGGATCCACCGATATTAATTGCCCTGTTTTTTTAGCTGTGTGGGCTTTACCTAACGGTTACGTAAGGCAACCTTTGCTCAGTTGCTGACATGGCTAGTAGCAATTTCTCAACAATTTGGTAACATTTTGAGAGTTAACAGTTAGATCTATAATTCAGGTTGGAAAGGCAACGGTTTGCATGCCAGATTTGCAACACGCCTAAGGGAAACACTTGCTGCTGCTGACATTAGCGAAATGCTCAGGCTAGCTGGCTAGCAATTTTACCATTGCAATGTCATGTTCTTATTtggctgttttgtttctgtatCAAGGGGGAATGGTATCTTAAATGGTATCAAAATCGACcaagacacgccaatgtatagATATGCTAGCAACATGTGTGGAACACCGCAGGGTGTCACGAGCCAGCTACGAGTTTTGCTTGATCTCAGCCAGTTATATTCTATACATTCTGCAGGTCAGCTCTGCAACTCACCCACTTGGGAGTCAGATGTCATATGACATTTGCGATTACTGTCCTCGCAACGGTTGGGTTTGTGCATCGGATTGATCTCAAATCAACATTTCTAATGACGCTAGACAAAAATGAATACCTGCAAGTCCAGATGTTTCATATTAAAAGTTTGTGAAATCATCCACCAGTTTAATTTGCGTATGTAACCAGATTAGAGCTACTAGGTTACCACCAGTAGTCTGTTTCAGTAAACACAGAACTTGCTGCAGGGTGGAATGGCATGCAAGCTGTTCAGAGTATGTCTAATGAATGTAAAATTCACTTCACGTTATGGTCTTTTAGACACTGCCATGTGTGGCACCACGTCTTGTTGCTGTGAGCAAGACAAAGCCACCTGAGATGGTGGTGGAGGCCTACCAGCAGGGCCAGCGGAACTTTGGAGAAAATTATGTAAGTGAATGTCCAATCATTTGTGAGAAATAAAGGCTGAAGTCTGGGTGAGCACTTAACCTAAAATGCATTCCAAGCCTAACTGTCTCGACTTTGTCCCTTAGGTAAATGAGCTTGTGGAGAAAGCTTCTCATCCCCAGGTAAGGTCAAAGTCAAGGTGATGATCTCTGTTGTCCATGATCTTTAATAATCTGACTGATCACAGGTTGAGCTCAAACAAATGAGAGGAACCGCTCTTGGCAgtagggctgggcgatatgttttcagtgttatggactattaaaaaaaaaaaaaaaattctgacaACTCAAGACAAAACATGATTCAAAAATAGGTTTCTTTATTAAAACTATACGCCATTTCCCAGTAACTAGGGCATGGGCCATATTGCCCATTAGGCTGCATACAGGTTTTACTATTACAACCAGCAATACCAAGACAGGTCAGCAGGTGGCAATTGCGCTCTATCTTAATACAATAAATACTGTGCTATCACATGTAACAGAATAAAATCTATATTGTGAACCATCATAAATATGGTTTAGGTTTGAATTTGACTGTATTGCTAAATGTTTACATCTTTACATTCCATCATAATGGTAATGGggaacatgggggggggggggggggggggcagctaaAATGTTTTAGAGATTTCTCACGTACGCTACTCACCAATTCACCAGGTTAATGCCTCAATTCCATAATATGTATGAGATTTGATCTGCAACAACATAGCCAAACGACAGGGAACAGTCAACAAAAGTGCAACAAGACGACAGAAGTACAGTTTTACAGCAAGGCCAACTGAATAGGAGTTGCGAAATGTAGTTATATTTTCAAATAGAACAGTATGTAATTATTTAATTTgatgtgttttatgtatgtatacatgggGTAGCATTGCAAATCTGATTTCAAAAGGACATTCTGATTTGTAAGACTTTGTCTTGTAAGGTTAAATCCTGGCCAGGTAGACCCTGGCCCTGTGTTGATCAAATAGCATGTATGAGTAAAACATATACCTGTGTTTTAGATTTTGTCATCTTGCCCGGAAATTAAGTGGCATTTCATTGGTCACCTACAGAAGAATAATGTCAACAAACTTTTAGGTAATCAGAATTCTCATGCATTACATTATCTTTTATATTTTGCTGCCTGTAAATTCACCAGTATTACCATGTATAGTTTTAAAGCCATTTCGTGCCACTATCTGGAACTGCATTCCTCTTATATGAACTTGTTGTACCTTCAGGTGTTCCTAATATATTTATGGTGGAGACTGTAGACTCAGCGAAGTTGGCCGACAAAGTTAACAGTTCCTGGCAAAGGATACGAGCGGCTAACACTCAGAGGTTAAAGATCATGGTCCAGATCAATACCAGTGGTGAAGGAAGTGAGTAATTATTACATGTCAACCATTCATATAAACTTAATGTGATACAAGATAGCTGTTTTGATTTATTGTGATGTCCAGTATTGTTAAGACGGATTTGCTGCAGTGTGTACTAAATCACCAACATATACTTCATCACATGCATATTACATCCTCACTTAATCAAAATAAGTTGATTTTCTAAAGGAAAGTACAAATGGATTGTTTATGAAGGTGTACATGCTATGGAATATAAATACTGTGTTCTTAAAATCTTTATTTAGGCAAACATGGGCTGCCACCTACAGACACAGTGAATACGGTCAAACATATTGTTTCTAAATGTCCTACCCTCGACTTTGCTGGGCTTATGACCATTGGTCGATATGGATATGATCTCAGCGAAGGTCCCAACCCAGATTTTCAGGTATGGTTTTCCACATTCCACACATGCCACTCACCTCAAGT encodes the following:
- the si:ch211-148l7.4 gene encoding zinc finger protein 721, producing the protein MDVASHNWDADQDSEDFVRNRQAGDAFSKLAELMAQAEQKQDGHNPKSLQSGLSTCEECHQDFPDLAGLARHQQKLHALRKPHRCKACGQEFALLSTLQLHKCPSSSSVCQLCHGKAQRGAPCSACSSELSDPKGLQEQSHLYQHRHHHDNSPYACAPCGRAFSHKQELLYHQQAGGCQPAPLSPKAPKPSTVLSSFTPVPTPTPSYASLPPSPPRPGVCQFCPRVFRSAAGLANHQRFWHPSQWAKNPTKRSQKSAGKMNGKTLEKMPYSECKNASDSAKKSDAIQKKGQLFPCRSCDRVFSQTAMLHQHRKEVHRREKRPWREHRPSAKSTRQRKKGETYPCLICGKVFLHHLTRWAHLRTHSAQQQSQMRKVAKGVKPSKPTKETKAAEKNPARKTKKTKCSSTSKAGKVDTKKQRRKRENLEEDGEFPCPSCLEVFSSPAALCKHEEVHQPAEIVNNCSICNEGMPPIEGRATMPELLYHCVPCREAFFSLNSFLQHCQMHLPSDDNGEGCDSDD
- the snrpg gene encoding small nuclear ribonucleoprotein G is translated as MSKAHPPELKKFMDKKLSLKLNGGRHVQGILRGFDPFMNLVVDDTLEMAPGGQQNNIGMVVIRGNSIIMLEALERV
- the plpbp gene encoding pyridoxal phosphate homeostasis protein, which translates into the protein MWKVVMSEEVAKAVQSVVDRVNQAAARRPKTLPCVAPRLVAVSKTKPPEMVVEAYQQGQRNFGENYVNELVEKASHPQILSSCPEIKWHFIGHLQKNNVNKLLGVPNIFMVETVDSAKLADKVNSSWQRIRAANTQRLKIMVQINTSGEGSKHGLPPTDTVNTVKHIVSKCPTLDFAGLMTIGRYGYDLSEGPNPDFQMLLKYRKEVCETLQMPEEDVELSMGMSTDFEHAIEVGSTNVRVGSVIFGHREYPNTPDTSPEKKTKVVTEEAAKKLEHLTVTGQ